CTGCTCGCACGCCCGGGCGATGTGTTCGACAGGTCCCAGCCCTACAGGGAGACCATCACCGATGCAGCTCGCGCCAGCGAAATCACCCGCGAGGTCGAAGGGGTCATGGAGGTACGCGACCTCCGCACGCCCGTTGCGGATGCTGTCGCAGATGACTTGCGCGCGCGCTATCCGGACATGCCGTCCCACCTCGCCCGCGGGCTTGGCGCGACCTACGCGGCCGTCGTCGAGATCCGGGACACGGAAGCCATCAATCAGGTCCGCCGCGACAAGGAGTTGCGCGACGGGCTCGGGTCTGGCACGCGCGACGAAACCCTCGCGACCCGCGATGAAACTGCGATGCAGTCTGACCGAACCGACCGCCTCGCAGACGAGATTGCGCGTGTCCTGGACCATGAGCGGGCGGGGGAGTTGTCCGCGCCCTTCGAGACCGAGGCGGAGCGGGACGCTTTCCGCGGCGAGATCGCGCGGGTGCTGGACGTTCGCCAACTCGAGCGCCTCACATCCGGCGATGCCGATGCGCTGGACAAGGTTCTCGAGGACCGCCTCGACCGGCTCTATGTCGCCAAAGTCTACCTGCAATCTGATGCAGCGACGGCCAATACGGAGGCCTTGCGCCAGGTGGTCGATGAACTGGCCGATGCTGAGTATGAAAAACACCGCGCGACGGACGTGGATGGCAAGACCGAGCGGGGTCAGGTCCATTGAGCGCTGCCATGGGAAAAGCGCGGATCGCCACCGGGGTGCTTCTCGTCACACTGGTGACCGCCGCCATGGGCTATACCATCGCCTCGGCGGTGCTGACCTACCAGGACCTTGGCTTCGGGGCCGAGATCGACTTTGCCTATATCGCGCAGAACTATATGGCGATCCTCGATCGCCGCCCGGAGGACGCGCAACTTATTCACCTGATCATCGGCAGCTTCGCCGCTGCCGGCCTGATGCTGAGCCTCGCTCTTTCGGGATCGGCCCTCACACGCTTTGGCCAGACCCATTGGCAGTCTGCGCGCGAGATGAAGGCCAATGGGTTTTTTGGCGCACCCGGCACCGGATTTATCCTCGGCAAGCTCGGCTCTCCGAGGTCCCGCGCGAAATACATTTGCTCGAAAGTTTTCCCCCATGCGCTGATCGTGGCGCCCACGGGCCGCGGCAAGACCACGGGCTTTGTCATTCCGAACCTGCTGACCTGGCAAGGCTCCGCCGTGACGCTCGATGTGAAGGGCGAGTGTTTCGAGGCCACGGCCCGGCACCGCGCGGCCCAAGGCGACAAGGTCTATCGCTTTGCCCCTACCGATTGGGAGGGCAAGCGCACGCATCGCTACAACCCGCTCCTGCGCATCTATCAACTGAAAGACCCCGCGCGCCAGCAGATGGAATTGCAGCTCCTGGCGACGCTCTTCCTGCAAAGTGACAACGACCGGGTGCAGGGCCTGCTCAAAGGCGGGATCGATCTCTTCGTGGCGGCTGGCCTGTTGGCCTTCCAGCGCAAGCGCCCCACCTTGGGCGAGATCTACCGCATCGCAGCCTCGGGCGGGAACAAGCAGAAAGAGTATTTCGCGCGGGGTCACGAGGTCGACAACAGGGCGGCCAAACTGATCTTCACGCGGCTCGCTTCGACCAATAACGACACGCTGACCTCCTATGTCTCGCTCCTGATGACCTCGGGGCTCGACCAATGGCAGAACCCGGCTATTGATGATGCGACGGCGGTCTCGGATTTTGATTTCCGGACGATCCGCAAGAAGCCCTTCTCGGTCTATCTCGTGGTCCAGCCGCTGATGGTGAAGCCCCTCGCGCCGTTGATCCGTCTCTTCTTCTCTGATCTCCTCTCTGCCATGCAAGAAAAGGACCCCGGGCCGGATGAGCCTTGGCCGGTGATGATCATGCTCGATGAGTTCAATCGCCTGGGCAAAATGCCCATCGTGGTCGAGAGCATCGAGACCTTACGGACCTATCGCGGCCACCTAGCCGTGGTCACCCAGACGATCCCCGCCCTCGATGAAATCTATGGCGAGAATACCCGCCGTGCCCTGCAGGGCAACGCGGGGGTGAAGCTCTACCTGACACCGTCAGATGAAAAAACCGTCGAGGAGCTGAGCAAGGCGGTCGGCAAGACCACCAAGACTGTCGTCACGCGATCTCAATCAATCGGCAAGAACCCCTTTGAAGGGCGCAGCCAATCCACACGGACCGAAGAAAGCTCCTTGCTGCCTGAAGATGAGGCGCGCCGCCTGCCGCTCGACGAGATCGTCATGGTGATCGATGCGCAAATGCCGGTCCGTGCAAAGCGGATCCAATATTTTGACGACCGGCTGTTCAAGGCGATCCATGCGGCGCAGACAGGGGAGTTGCCGTTTCCGGAGCCGGGGGGAGGGGGAGCGCAAGGCACGCTGCCGCTGAGTGTTCA
The window above is part of the Roseovarius sp. THAF27 genome. Proteins encoded here:
- a CDS encoding type IV secretory system conjugative DNA transfer family protein; the protein is MGKARIATGVLLVTLVTAAMGYTIASAVLTYQDLGFGAEIDFAYIAQNYMAILDRRPEDAQLIHLIIGSFAAAGLMLSLALSGSALTRFGQTHWQSAREMKANGFFGAPGTGFILGKLGSPRSRAKYICSKVFPHALIVAPTGRGKTTGFVIPNLLTWQGSAVTLDVKGECFEATARHRAAQGDKVYRFAPTDWEGKRTHRYNPLLRIYQLKDPARQQMELQLLATLFLQSDNDRVQGLLKGGIDLFVAAGLLAFQRKRPTLGEIYRIAASGGNKQKEYFARGHEVDNRAAKLIFTRLASTNNDTLTSYVSLLMTSGLDQWQNPAIDDATAVSDFDFRTIRKKPFSVYLVVQPLMVKPLAPLIRLFFSDLLSAMQEKDPGPDEPWPVMIMLDEFNRLGKMPIVVESIETLRTYRGHLAVVTQTIPALDEIYGENTRRALQGNAGVKLYLTPSDEKTVEELSKAVGKTTKTVVTRSQSIGKNPFEGRSQSTRTEESSLLPEDEARRLPLDEIVMVIDAQMPVRAKRIQYFDDRLFKAIHAAQTGELPFPEPGGGGAQGTLPLSVQAMPMTPPASGGHGPETDAVVESARQVPGSQTLGQIDVAPKKTVPVVQAVIAQEQRQMELDFGDQVADAETVGVDDEAQMRSAVGGLDDMEAMLRKGDGEKRVAR